The Melospiza georgiana isolate bMelGeo1 chromosome 26, bMelGeo1.pri, whole genome shotgun sequence genome window below encodes:
- the LOC131093502 gene encoding tyrosine-protein kinase ZAP-70, whose product MPDAAAHLPFYYGSIARSEAEEHLKLGGMADGLFLLRQCLRSLGGYVLSMVCDLQFYHYPIERQLNGTYAILGGKAHCGPEELCEFYSKDADGLCCPLRKPCNRPSGVEPQPGVFDSMRDNMVREYVRQTWKLEGDALEQAIISQAPQVEKLVATTAHERMPWYHGNISREEAERRLYSGAQPDGKFLLREKKENRAYALSLVYGKTVYHYRVDHDKSGKYSIPEGTKFDTLWQLVEYLKLKPDGLIFYLREACPNPNMPASAAPVPPTHPSVSRNLGPLNADGYTPDPVGAGKSRLLPMDTSVYESPYSDPEELKDKKLFLKRDHLMIDEVELGAGNFGCVKKGVYKMRKKQIDVAIKVLKSNNEKTVKDEMMKEAQIMHQLDNPYIVRMIGVCEAESLMLVMEMASGGPLNRFLASKKDEITTSNIVELMHQVSMGMKYLEEKNFVHRDLAARNVLLVNQHYAKISDFGLSKALGADDSYYKARTAGKWPLKWYAPECILFHKFSSKSDVWSYGVTMWEAFSFGQKPYKKMKGPEVISFIEQGKRMDCPQECPAEMYSLMQQCWTYRWEERPGFVAVENTIRSYYYSIAAKPENGPDTGDRAKAALP is encoded by the exons ATGCCGGACGCCGCCGCCCACCTGCCCTTCTACTATGGCAGCATCGCGCGCTCGGAGGCCGAGGAGCACCTGAAGCTGGGCGGGATGGCGGACGGGCTGTTCCTGCTGCGGCAGTGCCTGCGCAGCCTGGGCGGCTACGTGCTCTCCATG gtgTGCGACCTGCAGTTCTACCACTACCCCATCGAGCGCCAGCTCAACGGCACCTACGCCATCCTGGGGGGCAAGGCGCACTGCGGCCCCGAGGAGCTCTGCGAGTTCTACTCCAAGGACGCTGACGGGCTCTGCTGCCCCCTGCGCAAGCCCTGCAACCGCCCCAGCGGCGTGGAGCCCCAGCCCGGTGTCTTCGACAGCATGAGGGACAACATGGTGCGGGAATATGTGCGGCAGACCTGGAAACTGGAG gGGGATGCCCTGGAACAGGCCATCATCAGCCAGGCTCCCCAGGTGGAGAAGCTGGTGGCCACCACAGCCCACGAGAGGATGCCCTGGTACCACGGCAACATCAGCAGGGAAGAGGCGGAACGGAGGCTCTACTCAGGGGCACAGCCTGATGGGAAATTCCT GCTGAGAGAGAAGAAGGAGAACCGTGCCTATGCCCTGTCCCTCGTCTATGGCAAGACCGTGTATCACTACCGGGTGGACCACGATAAATCTGGCAAATACTCCATTCCTGAGGGCACCAAATTTGACACACTCTGGCAG TTGGTGGAGTACTTAAAGCTCAAACCAGACGGGCTGATTTTCTACCTGAGGGAAGCCTGCCCCAACCCCAACATGCCTG cctctgcagcaccagTTCCACCCACCCACCCCTCCGTGAGC agaAACCTGGGCCCTCTCAATGCAGATGGATACACCCCAGACCCTGTTG gggcaggaaaaTCCCGGCTGCTGCCCATGGACACCAGTGTCTACGAGAGCCCCTACAGCGACCCCGAGGAGCTGAAGGACAAGAAGCTGTTCCTGAAGAGGGACCACCTGATGATTGATGAGGTGGAGCTGGGTGCAGGAAACTTTGGCTGCGTCAAGAAGGGAGTTTACAAAATGAGGAA GAAGCAGATTGATGTGGCCATCAAGGTGCTGAAGAGCAACAACGAGAAGACAGTGAAGGATGAGATGATGAAGGAAGCTCAGATCATGCACCAACTGGACAATCCCTACATTGTGAGAATGATTGGGGTGTGCGAGGCTGAGTCGCTGATGCTCGTGATGGAGATGGCTTCTGGAGGGCCCCTCAACAGGTTCTTGGCTTCCAAGAA GGACGAGATTACAACGAGCAACATCGTGGAGCTGATGCACCAGGTGTCCATGGGCATGAAGTACCTGGAGGAGAAGAACTTTGTCCACAGGGACCTGGCAGCCAGGAACGTCCTGCTGGTCAACCAGCACTATGCCAAGATCAGTGACTTTGGGCTCTCCAAGGCTCTGGGAGCTGATGACAGCTACTACAAG gccaggacagcagggaagTGGCCCTTGAAGTGGTACGCCCCCGAGTGCATCCTCTTCCACAAGTTCTCCAGCAAGAGCGACGTCTGGAGCTACGGTGTGACCATGTGGGAGGCCTTCAGCTTTGGGCAGAAACCCTACAAG AAAATGAAGGGCCCTGAGGTAATCAGCTTCATAGAGCAGGGCAAGCGCATGGACTGTCCCCAGGAGTGCCCAGCAGAGATGTACTCCCTGATGCAGCAGTGCTGGACATACAG ATGGGAAGAACGTCCAGGGTTTGTGGCTGTGGAGAACACCATCCGCTCCTACTACTACAGCATTGCTGCCAAGCCCGAAAATGGGCcagacacaggggacagggccaaagcagctctgccctga